A part of Dasypus novemcinctus isolate mDasNov1 chromosome 7, mDasNov1.1.hap2, whole genome shotgun sequence genomic DNA contains:
- the ARL5A gene encoding ADP-ribosylation factor-like protein 5A: protein MGILFTRIWRLFNHQEHKVIIVGLDNAGKTTILYQFSMNEVVHTSPTIGSNVEEIVVNNTRFLMWDIGGQESLRSSWNTYYTNTEFVIVVVDSTDRERISVTREELYKMLAHEDLRKAGLLIFANKQDVKECMTVAEISQFLKLTSIKDHQWHIQACCALTGEGLCQGLEWMMSRLKIR, encoded by the exons agCACAAAGTTATCATTGTTGGGCTGGATAATGCAGGGAAAACTACCATCCTTTATCAATT TTCTATGAATGAAGTTGTACACACATCCCCTACAATAGGAAGTAATGTAGAAGAAATAGTGGTTAATAATACACGTTTCCTTATGTGGGATATTGGTGGCCAAGAATCTCTCCGTTCTTCCTGGAATACTTACTATACTAACACTGAG tTTGTAATAGTTGTTGTGGACAGTACAGACAGAGAAAGGATTTCTGTAACTAGAGAAGAACTGTATAAAATGTTGGCGCATGAG gACCTGAGAAAAGCTGGTTTGCTGATTTTTGCTAATAAGCAAGATGTTAAAGAATGTATGACTGTAGCAGAAATCTCCCAGTTTTTGAAACTAACTTCTATTAAGGATCATCAATGGCATATCCAAGCATGCTGTGCTCTTACTGGCGAGGG ATTGTGCCAAGGACTTGAATGGATGATGTCACGACTTAAGATTAGATGA